One Lycium barbarum isolate Lr01 chromosome 5, ASM1917538v2, whole genome shotgun sequence genomic window carries:
- the LOC132641114 gene encoding cysteine-rich receptor-like protein kinase 3 has product MDYSSKWVFVFTLFGLINQSICDPRATEAALICSNTTAAQSDRQVYVPNFLAALDSITPLVARNKFGAVTNGTGNNTVYAYGECMKDLSQRDCNLCFAQCKTQILRCLPFQRLVNGGRLYYDGCFLRYDYYKFFNESVSSVDRTICGNSSFSGDQSLFKENVGKLVRNLEVGGLKNDGFLTAVVSSGNLSVYGLAQCWEFVNGSACQRCLSDAVKKIGSCSPKEEGRVLNTGCYVRYSTQKFFNNSVSDTPPAANGGRSNRLAVILATTLGISAFLLFVSAVSFFVRKKVLKQKREKKQLGALIGTVNKSKLNISYETLEEAANYFNNSNKLGQGGSGSVYKGILPDGQVVAIKRLFFNTRQWVDHFFNEVNLISGIHHKNLVKLLGCSITGPESLLVYEYVANHSLADYVFDTKNLPPLTWGQRYKIVLGTAEGLAYLHEESKLRIIHRDIKLSNVLLDEDFTAKIADFGLARLFPEDRSHISTAIAGTLGYMAPEYVVRGILTEKADVYSFGVLVIEVVCGKKNSYVFQNTNSLLQQLWNLYGMGKSCEAFDPLLKGNFNEEEASKLLQVGLLCVQASAELRPSMSNVVKMLTENHEIRQPTQPPFLNSGSSEFSPFNLHGKRFIRQPSSSTQSSGNKLTESWIDPR; this is encoded by the exons ATGGATTATTCATCAAAATGGGTTTTTGTATTTACACTATTTGGTTTAATAAATCAATCAATTTGTGATCCAAGAGCAACAGAAGCAGCTTTAATATGTTCAAACACAACAGCTGCACAATCTGATCGACAAGTCTACGTGCCCAATTTTCTAGCAGCCTTAGATTCCATTACACCACTAGTTGCACGTAACAAATTTGGAGCTGTGACGAATGGTACAGGAAATAATACAGTTTATGCTTATGGTGAGTGTATGAAAGACTTATCACAGAGAGATTGTAATCTCTGTTTTGCTCAGTGTAAAACACAAATCCTAAGGTGCTTGCCATTTCAAAGATTAGTTAATGGTGGGAGATTATATTATGATGGATGTTTTTTAAGGTATGATTATTATAAGTTCTTTAATGAAAGTGTAAGTTCTGTGGATAGGACTATTTGTGGTAATTCAAGTTTTTCTGGGGATCAAAGTTTGTTTAAAGAAAATGTTGGGAAGTTAGTGAGGAATTTGGAAGTTGGGGGTTTAAAGAATGATGGGTTTTTAACTGCTGTTGTGAGTAGTGGGAATTTGAGTGTTTATGGATTGGCTCAATGTTGGGAATTTGTGAATGGAAGTGCTTGCCAAAGGTGTCTTTCTGATGCAGTTAAGAAAATTGGTTCTTGTTCTCCTAAAGAAGAAGGGAGAGTTTTGAATACTGGTTGTTATGTTAGGTATTCTACTCAGAAATTCTTTAACAATTCTGTCAGTGATACACCTCCAGCTGCAAATGGGG GACGATCAAATCGCTTGGCTGTTATTCTCGCAACAACTTTGGGTATTTCTGCTTTCTTGCTATTCGTATCGGCTGTTTCATTCTTTGTGAGGAAGAAGGTTCTGAAACAAAAGAGAG AGAAGAAGCAGCTAGGAGCTCTCATAGGGACAGTTAATAAATCAAAACTGAATATTTCCTATGAAACTCTTGAGGAGGCAGCAAATTACTTTAACAACTCCAATAAATTGGGACAAGGAGGTTCTGGTTCCGTTTACAAG GGGATCTTGCCGGATGGGCAGGTTGTTGCTATAAAGAGGCTCTTCTTCAATACAAGGCAGTGGGTTGATCATTTCTTTAATGAGGTCAATTTGATTAGCGGCATACATCACAAAAACCTGGTAAAGCTATTGGGTTGCAGCATTACAGGGCCTGAAAGTCTTCTAGTTTATGAGTATGTGGCCAATCATAGTCTTGCGGATTATGTCTTTG ACACAAAGAATCTTCCGCCACTTACATGGGGTCAAAGATACAAAATTGTATTGGGTACTGCTGAGGGATTAGCCTATCTTCACGAAGAATCAAAGTTAAGGATCATCCACAGAGACATAAAGTTGAGCAATGTTCTTCTAGATGAAGATTTCACAGCAAAAATAGCTGATTTTGGTCTAGCCAGATTATTTCCTGAAGACAGGAGTCATATTAGCACAGCTATTGCTGGCACACT CGGTTACATGGCTCCAGAGTATGTTGTGCGTGGTATACTGACTGAGAAAGCTGATGTCTATAGTTTTGGAGTTCTTGTTATCGAAGTCGTATGTGGAAAGAAGAACAGTTATGTTTTCCAGAACACTAATTCTCTTCTGCAGCAG TTGTGGAACTTGTATGGGATGGGAAAATCTTGCGAAGCATTTGACCCTTTGTTAAAGGGTAACTTCAATGAAGAGGAGGCATCTAAGCTGCTTCAAGTAGGTCTTCTTTGTGTACAAGCATCAGCAGAACTACGACCCTCCATGTCAAATGTCGTGAAAATGCTCACCGAGAACCATGAAATTCGTCAGCCAACACAGCCGCCATTCCTCAATTCTGGTAGTTCAGAATTTAGTCCATTTAATCTGCACGGAAAAAGATTTATCCGTCAACCAAGCTCCTCTACACAATCTTCTGGGAATAAATTAACGGAGAGTTGGATCGATCCTAGATAA